A DNA window from Hordeum vulgare subsp. vulgare chromosome 1H, MorexV3_pseudomolecules_assembly, whole genome shotgun sequence contains the following coding sequences:
- the LOC123451803 gene encoding auxilin-like protein 1, translating into MDGPRRERRHHRKAPAASYGDVFGGPPRFAAAPFGAAAVVGPPLDYAEVFGGAAAACSIPYLDLPPVAAVPSGGAAAAGDYREIFGRFAFADFAAPYEDLFGDAPAPAVPAPEQPQEEEIASSSGGSSYRSLVNNESRLDAEQSTLHQHFKEHESSPIPSLPDSREFVMSYYKTAQAKPDDLVEMTTCTVHPSVDYVVGSSNFSPAPTTNHVSKRDNGIMANGDRGKKSPSTSVTANVRSPESDFTFDQKQQMPECPPLSENVSATDSKQKSDSHAALSNGKPFADYAFMRVSTANVQTQPKVPLPPSGQQPKVLNKKESAAKGDVHFANHSGAPTSVHIPASTKLARAEKRADAALSNTEANPSSAAAAMKEAMEYAEARLRAAKELMERKGDSFKIRKKASHHRSTRSVEIKAPVEVYAFEENLSVKKPANENNDSENFAFDKHQQINAVGSNHHDDSGKMVLPLKKPQQMMRTHTMPCQTSSNIEKLGNWRSGDEYFELTGDYQKCQTGTVRGKEDNCGRSKPVTEPGEGEKGKTKVTTQGSDLERYEKLWDVSDASDSGVKEENQKEARAVPMEKGEDRASTVLETSIDNVANKGVDNTQLEELLIVENSKGSHDDGNFELPCMSEITPEVDFIKDVPNSLSASSSANYATDLGNSSMSEGSATGTSEEPKNSEGGLEVRYDDEMQCISGSSKTSQEPPEVANVGNSQASQIKSLILEELEGSCVTQGSPRVQNKSEHEAETYGREKFSFVGESYLHNENEKIIEVPCESLISKVEKVEGEVELRPHAHSEESVPDQDVVCSEESDITQQTSNPVVSTMLNVFEIASKFIKGDLDQEIQGSLGPVEVKNRTEEGTDRLESDGKGKEAEKLHSENSEKTDVEAESAHDTDRLESDCERKEAENSSENSVKTDAEEKSAHANQEDQTTSASDTNKGESDVDAQGNNVTVDDRGSAVSSGDEGKSSNDFPTRLTVNSKDEPTSCPEMSSGVQQLPQNVESATSQTSNENVPGVDKTKQVCKEAERELMTTFEEENGRVNRMEGEASRERISKAEPKHQHSHLERSDSATSNLSYENVPGVHKIKEVCQEAERELPTERFTIFEEEKSRVNKMEGKVSRERISKAEPKHQHSHLEKSDSVPKPAERPSPVSAESSGKETPRVQRTKERGSITEKGEKKDKEASWRLEEAKERQKILEKERENAEVSERKKLEEEEREREKEREKDKLAVERATREAQAVERAIREAHERSFNEAREKAEKMALERIAAARQRASAEARLKEERANSEARIKAERAAVERATAEARERAIKKAKAEKAAAEARERREQIRSSSKDVRQDNQFQRATSSGFVRNTDSSSKVVDSESALRHKARIERHQRTTERVSKALAEKNMRDLMAQREQAEKHRLADFLDPEVKRWSNGKEGNLRALLSTLQYILGADSGWQPVPLTDLITAAAVKKAYRKATLCVHPDKVQQRGATIRQKYICEKVFDLLKDAWNKFTSEER; encoded by the exons ATGGATGGGCCGCGGAGGGAGCGGAGGCACCACCGGAAGGCGCCGGCGGCCTCCTACGGGGACGTCTTCGGCGGGCCGCCGCGCTTCGCCGCCGCGCCGTTCGGGGCCGCCGCCGTGGTCGGCCCCCCGCTCGACTACGCCGAGGTGTTcgggggcgccgccgccgcctgctccaTCCCCTACCTCGACCTGCCGCCCGTTGCCGCCGTCCCCTCCGGCGGTGCCGCCGCGGCGGGCGACTACCGCGAGATCTTCGGCCGCTTCGCCTTCGCGGACTTCGCCGCGCCCTACGAGGACCTCTTCGGCGACGCGCCCGCTCCGGCGGTGCCGGCACCTGAGCAGCCGCAGGAGGAGGAGATCGCCTCGTCCAGCGGCGGGAGCTCCTACAG ATCATTGGTAAACAATGAATCTAGGCTGGATGCTGAGCAATCTACACTTCATCAACACTTTAAAGAGCATGAGTCTTCTCCAATCCCCTCACTTCCGGATAGTCGGGAATTCGTCATGTCATATTACAAGACTGCCCAAGCGAAACCGGATGATCTAGTTGAGATGACTACTTGCACAGTTCACCCTTCAGTTGATTATGTGGTTGGTTCTTCCAATTTTTCACCTGCCCCGACAACTAATCATGTTTCAAAAAGGGATAATGGTATAATGGCTAATGGAGACAGAGGAAAgaagtctccatcaacctctGTAACTGCCAATGTGAGAAGTCCTGAGAGTGACTTCACTTTTGATCAGAAGCAGCAGATGCCAGAATGTCCACCTCTTTCCGAAAATGTTTCTGCAACTGATAGTAAACAGAAATCCGATAGTCATGCAGCACTCAGTAACGGAAAACCTTTTGCAGATTATGCATTTATGAGGGTATCTACTGCTAATGTGCAAACACAACCAAAAGTACCACTACCACCCTCGGGACAGCAACCTAAAGTGCTCAACAAGAAAGAAAGTGCAGCAAAAGGAGATGTCCATTTTGCAAATCACAGCGGCGCTCCAACTTCTGTTCATATCCCTGCAAGTACGAAGCTTGCTCGGGCCGAGAAAAGAGCTGATGCTGCTTTGTCTAACACTGAGGCCAATCCCAGTTCTGCTGCAGCCGCTATGAAGGAGGCAATGGAATATGCTGAGGCTAGGCTAAGAGCTGCAAAGGAACTGATGGAGAGAAAAGGTGACAGTTTTAAAATTCGGAAGAAGGCAAGTCatcatagaagcacaagatctgtAGAAATCAAGGCTCCTGTAGAAGTATATGCATTTGAAGAAAATCTGTCAGTGAAAAAGCCAGCTAACGAAAATAATGACTCGGAGAATTTTGCGTTTGACAAGCACCAACAAATTAATGCAGTCGGATCAAATCATCACGATGATAGTGGAAAAATGGTACTGCCATTGAAGAAGCCTCAGCAGATGATGCGAACTCACACTATGCCCTGTCAAACCTCCAGTAATATAGAGAAATTAGGTAACTGGAGATCAGGTGATGAATATTTTGAGCTCACTGGAGATTATCAGAAATGTCAGACTGGTACAGTCAGAGGGAAGGAAGATAACTGTGGGAGATCAAAGCCTGTCACTGAACCCGGCGAGGGCGAAAAGGGTAAAACTAAAGTTACCACGCAAGGCTCTGACCTGGAAAGATACGAAAAACTGTGGGATGTTAGTGATGCCAGTGATTCGGGAGTGAAAGAGGAAAATCAGAAAGAAGCCAGGGCAGTTCCAATGGAGAAAGGGGAGGATAGGGCGTCTACAGTTCTGGAAACTTCTATAGACAATGTGGCAAATAAAGGTGTTGATAACACTCAGTTGGAGGAGCTTCTGATTGTTGAAAATTCTAAAGGAAGTCATGATGATGGGAATTTTGAGCTTCCTTGTATGAGTGAGATCACTCCTGAAGTAGACTTCATCAAGGATGTTCCTAATTCATTATCGGCTTCCTCTTCTGCTAACTATGCTACTGATCTAGGTAACAGTAGTATGAGTGAAGGTTCAGCAACAGGAACATCAGAGGAGCCAAAAAACAGCGAAGGGGGACTAGAGGTAAGATATGATGATGAGATGCAATGCATTTCAGGGAGTagtaaaacatcacaagaacctccgGAAGTTGCTAATGTTGGTAATTCCCAGGCAAGTCAAATTAAATCATTGATTTTAGAGGAACTTGAAGGATCTTGTGTAACCCAAGGTTCCCCAAGGGTACAGAATAAATCTGAGCATGAAGCTGAAACTTATGGAAGGGAAAAGTTTAGTTTTGTCGGTGAATCGTACCTGCATAATGAAAATGAGAAGATAATTGAAGTACCCTGTGAATCGCTAATCTCCAAAGTAGAGAAAGTTGAAGGTGAGGTTGAACTTCGTCCACACGCACATTCTGAAGAGTCAGTTCCAGATCAGGATGTTGTGTGTTCTGAAGAGAGTGACATTACTCAGCAAACCAGCAATCCGGTAGTATCAACCATGCTGAATGTATTTGAGATAGCCAGCAAGTTCATTAAAGGAGACCTTGATCAAGAAATACAGGGTTCATTAGGGCCTGTTGAAGTGAAAAATAGAACAGAAGAAGGGACTGATAGACTTGAGTCTGATGGTAAAGGGAAAGAAGCAGAAAAACTCCACTCAGAAAACAGTGAGAAGACAGATGTTGAAGCAGAGTCAGCTCATGATACTGATAGACTTGAGTCCGATTGTGAAAGGAAAGAAGCAGAAAACTCCTCAGAAAACAGTGTGAAGACAGATGCTGAAGAAAAATCAGCTCATGCTAaccaggaggatcaaacaacaTCTGCATCTGATACCAACAAAGGAGAAAGTGATGTGGATGCACAGGGTAATAATGTAACAGTTGATGATAGGGGCAGTGCCGTGAGTTCTGGAGATGAAGGCAAATCTTCTAATGATTTTCCCACCAGATTAACAGTAAATTCAAAGGACGAGCCAACTTCCTGCCCAGAAATGAGTTCAGGCGTGCAACAATTACCTCAAAATGTGGAATCTGCTACTTCTCAGACATCTAATGAAAATGTTCCAGGTGTTGACAAGACTAAACAGGTGTGCAAAGAGGCAGAAAGAGAATTAATGACAACATTTGAAGAAGAGAATGGCAGGGTAAATAGAATGGAAGGGGAAGCCTCTAGAGAAAGGATATCAAAGGCAGAACCAAAGCATCAACATTCTCATCTAGAAAGGAGTGACAGTGCTACTTCTAATTTATCTTATGAAAATGTTCCTGGTGTTCACAAGATTAAAGAGGTGTGCCAAGAAGCAGAAAGAGAATTACCCACAGAAAGATTTACAATattcgaagaagagaaaagcaggGTAAATAAAATGGAAGGAAAGGTCTCTAGAGAAAGGATATCAAAGGCAGAACCAAAGCATCAACATTCTCATTTAGAGAAGAGTGACAGTGTACCAAAACCTGCAGAAAGGCCATCCCCAGTTTCCGCTGAGTCGTCAGGAAAAGAGACACCTCGGGTTCAGAGAACCAAAGAGAGGGGGAGTATAACAGAAAaaggagagaagaaggacaaagagGCTTCTTGGAGACTGGAAGAAGCAAAAGAAAGGCAAAAGATATTGGAGAAAGAAAGAGAAAATGCCGAAGTCAGTGAAAGAAAAAAattggaagaggaggaaagggagAGGGAAAAGGAAAGGGAGAAGGATAAGCTTGCTGTTGAAAGAGCCACAAGAGAAGCTCAGGCTGTTGAAAGAGCTATAAGAGAAGCTCATGAGAGGTCTTTTAATGAAGCTCGTGAAAAGGCAGAAAAAATGGCGCTGGAAAGGATTGCTGCAGCACGGCAAAGGGCTTCTGCAGAGGCCCGGCTAAAAGAAGAGAGGGCAAATTCGGAAGCTCGGATAAAAGCAGAACGGGCTGCAGTTGAGCGAGCAACTGCAGAAGCTCGGGAGAGGGCGATTAAGAAGGCCAAGGCCGAGAAGGCTGCTGCAGAGGCAAGAGAACGCAGAGAACAAATCAGATCCTCTTCCAAG GATGTTCGACAGGACAATCAGTTTCAGAGGGCAACTTCCAGTGGGTTCGTAAGAAACACAGATTCTAGTAGCAAAG TGGTTGATTCCGAGTCGGCTTTAAGGCATAAGGCAAGAATAGAGAGACATCAACGTACAACTGAGCgtgtg TCAAAAGCACTTGCGGAGAAGAACATGCGCGACCTGATGGCTCAAAGAGAACAGGCAGAGAAACAT AGGTTGGCTGATTTCCTGGACCCGGAGGTCAAGAGGTGGTCGAATGGAAAGGAAGGAAACCTGAGAGCCTTgttgtccactttgcaatat ATCCTTGGAGCCGACAGTGGCTGGCAGCCGGTGCCGCTCACAGACCTCATCACAGCGGCCGCCGTGAAGAAAGCCTACAGGAAGGCGACTCTGTGCGTCCATCCGGATAAGGTGCAGCAAAGGGGTGCGACAATCAGGCAGAAGTACATCTGCGAGAAAGTCTTCGATCTTCTAAAG GATGCTTGGAACAAGTTCACCTCGGAGGAGCGCTAG